The genomic region CAGCCCGCCGGGCGGCAACGGCTCTACTCGCTGCGACCGGAGCCGCTGCGCGAGGTCGCCGACTGGCTCGGGCCGTACGAACGGTTCTGGCGCGGCCGCCTGACCGCGCTGCGCGACGTGCTGGCGGAGCTGCCGGATGAGTGACCCGAGCACCGTCGCGGTGGACCAGTTCCTGCCGCACCCACCGGCCAAGGTCTGGCGAGCGTTGACCGATTCTGATCTGCTTGCCCGCTGGCTCATGCCGAACGACTTCGTGCCGGCGGTCGGGCACCGGTTCACCTTCCGCACGGATCCCCGCCCGGCCCAGGACTTCGACGGGATCGTGCACTGCGAGGTGCTCGACCTCGACCCGCCGCGCCGGCTGAGCTGGGCGTGGCGGGGCGGCCGGCTGGACACCGTGGTGACCTGGACGCTCGCCGCCGAGGGGCGGGGCACGCGGCTCTTCCTGGAACACGCCGGCTTCGACCCCGACGACCCGCTGCAGCGGCGTACGCGGGACCTGCTCGGCGGAGGCTGGCGCTCCCACGTCCTGAGCCGCCTCGACCAGATCCTGACCACCACCCCCTGACCCGCCCGCCCCGCCCCGGCCCCGCCCAGGCCTCCGCCGGTTGATCAAGAGGTTTGCGTCAGAATCCGGCCTGGGCCTGACGCAAACCTCTTGATCACCGCGGTGGAGTGCCATAACGGGGCAAGATCGCGCTCGAACGTGGTTGTAGTGGCCTCGGTGGGTCGGTGAGGGCACTACCTGCATGTAGTTGCGTGATCTTGGCGCGGCGGGGCGGGGGGCGCGGCGGGGCGGGGTGGGGCGGGTGCGTCAGGGGGTGGTGGGGACCAGGAGGGCGTGCAGGGCGGCTGGGTCACGCACCTCGGGCAGTTCCCGGGCGGCGAGCCAGGCCGCGGCGGCGGCGCCGTCGCCGGCGGAGCGCAGCGGCGCCTCCGGCCAGCGGCGGCCGGCCTCGGCCCGGACGGCGGCGGCGAGCGGGGTGTCGCCGGTCAGCAGGCCGCCGCCGAGCACCAGCGGCGTGGTCGTGGCGGGCGGTCGGATCCGGCTCACGCTCTCGGCCAGGTGACCGGCGGCCTCGGCGATCAGCCCGGTGGCCACCGGCTCGCCGACCGCCGCCGCGGCGACCACGAGTGGCGCCAGCCGCGCCAACTCCACCGGCGGGCGGCGGGTGACCGCCTGGACGAGCGCGTCGACGGTTTCCCGCGGTCGGGCCGCCACCTCGGTGGTGCCGAGCAGGTCGTCGAGCACCTGCCGGCCGAGTGTCGTGGGCGGGTGGCCGGCGTCCAGGTCGGCCAGCAGTCGGCGGACCGCCTCCCGGCCGAGCCAGAAGCCTGATCCGGCGTCGCCGAGCAGCCAGCCGTGTCCGTCGGCGACCCGGTCGAGCCGCAGGTCGCGTACGGCGGCGGCGATCGCCCCGGTGCCCGCGATGAGCACCGTGCCGTCGGGGGAGGCGGTGCCGGAGGCGTACGCGACGAGGGCGTCACCGTGCACCGCGTACGGGCAGCGGAGTCCGGCGTCGTGCCAGGCCCGGTCGAAGGCGTCCCGCCCGGCCGGGTCGGCGAGCAGGCGGGCCGCCCCGGCGAGTCCGATCGTGCCGGCCCGTACGCGGGCCGGGTCGACGCCGGCGAGCGCCTCGCGCAGCGCGGTCAGCAGTTCCGCGGCGGCCCGTTCGGCGCCGTGGCTGGTGGGGTTTCCGCCGCCGGCGCGGCCGGTGCCGAGCCGTTCCCCGTCGAGGGTGAGGGCCGTGGCCCTGGTGGACGTACCCCCGACGTCGAGACCAACCACGACGGTGCCGGACATCCGCTCGGGCCTCCCTGCGCTGCGTGTGCGACGGTGCGTTCATGCTGGTCGGCCGGCCGCCGGCAGGCAAGGTCGGCGCGGTCGGGACGGCTGTGCGCCAGGTAACAGTTTGAAAACTTCGCCCACAGTCTTGACAGGGAGGGCCCCGCAGTAAGAACTTTTACCACTAACAGTTAACAGTCTTTTCCGAAAGGCGTCCCATGGTTGATCACGAGGTGGACACCTCCGCGGGGACCGCGGTGGTCGACGCCGACGCGTTCGACCGTCGGGGCGCGCTCGGCGCCCCCTCCGAGGGCGTGCTCGCCCGGGTGCGCACCGGGCTGGACGAGCTGACCGGGGCATTGCGCCGGGTGGCCGAGCATGTGCTGACCGACCCGGAGGCCGCTTCCCGTTCCACCATCGTGGAGCTGGCCGAGCGGAGCGGGACCTCGCCGGCCACCGTAACCCGTTTCTGCCGCGCCATGGGGTTCGAGGGGTACGCCGATCTCCGACTGGCCATCGCCGCCGAGACCGGCCGGGCCCGTTCCGCCGGCTGGACGGTGGACATCGGCCGGGAGATCCAGCCCGGTGACCCGCTCGGCCGGGTGCTCGACCAGATCATGGC from Micromonospora sp. WMMD812 harbors:
- a CDS encoding BadF/BadG/BcrA/BcrD ATPase family protein translates to MSGTVVVGLDVGGTSTRATALTLDGERLGTGRAGGGNPTSHGAERAAAELLTALREALAGVDPARVRAGTIGLAGAARLLADPAGRDAFDRAWHDAGLRCPYAVHGDALVAYASGTASPDGTVLIAGTGAIAAAVRDLRLDRVADGHGWLLGDAGSGFWLGREAVRRLLADLDAGHPPTTLGRQVLDDLLGTTEVAARPRETVDALVQAVTRRPPVELARLAPLVVAAAAVGEPVATGLIAEAAGHLAESVSRIRPPATTTPLVLGGGLLTGDTPLAAAVRAEAGRRWPEAPLRSAGDGAAAAAWLAARELPEVRDPAALHALLVPTTP
- a CDS encoding SRPBCC domain-containing protein, which translates into the protein MSDPSTVAVDQFLPHPPAKVWRALTDSDLLARWLMPNDFVPAVGHRFTFRTDPRPAQDFDGIVHCEVLDLDPPRRLSWAWRGGRLDTVVTWTLAAEGRGTRLFLEHAGFDPDDPLQRRTRDLLGGGWRSHVLSRLDQILTTTP